In Carya illinoinensis cultivar Pawnee chromosome 6, C.illinoinensisPawnee_v1, whole genome shotgun sequence, a single genomic region encodes these proteins:
- the LOC122312965 gene encoding glutamate synthase [NADH], amyloplastic-like isoform X4 has protein sequence MFFLPKSESRREKSKNVFTKVAESLGHTVLGWRPVPTDNRKLGKSALQTEPVVEQVFLTPIHGSHVDLEQQMYILRRVSMVAIRAALNLEHGGAKDFYICSLSSRTIVYKGQLRPDQLKDYYYADIGNERFTSYMALIHSRFSTNTFPSWDRAQPMRILGHNGEINTLRGNVNWMKAREGLLKCEELGLSKNELKKLLPIVDASSSDSGAFDGVLELLVRAGRSLPEAIMMMIPEAWQNDENMDPHRKALYEYFSALMEPWDGPALITFTDGRYLGATLDRNGLRPGRFYVTHSGRVIMASEVGVVDIPPEDVCRKGRLNPGMMLLVDFENHIVVDDEALKQQYSLERPYSEWLKRQKIELKDIVESVQEFQKVNPVVSVIPASGDDDGLESMGIHGILAPLKAFGYTVEALEMLLLPMAKDGVEPLGSMGNDTPLAVMSNREKLTFEYFKQMFAQVTNPPIDPIREKIVTSMECMIGPEGDLTETTEEQCHRLTLKDPLLSVEEMEAIKKMNYRGWQSKVLDITYSKERGRNGLEETLDRICAEAHDAIKEGYTLLVISDRAFSPNRVAISSLLAVGAVHQHLVKKLERTRVGLIVESAEPREVHHFCTLVGFGADAICPYLAIETIWRLQVDGKIPTKSSGEFHSKEELVRRYFKASNYGMMKVLAKMGISTLASYKGAQIFEALGLSSEVTERCFAGTPSRVEGATFEMLACDTLHLHELAFPSRCFPPKSAEAVALPNPGDYHWRKGGEIHLNDPLAIAKLQEAARTNSVAAYKEYSKLIHKLNKACNLRGLLKFKEAKVKVPLNEVEPASEIVKRFCTGAMSYGSISEEAHIILAIAMNRIGGKSNTGEGGEQPSRMEPLSDGSMNPKRSAIKQVASGRFGVSIYYLTNADELQIKMAQGAKPGEGGELPGHKVVGEIAVTRNSTAGVGLISPPPHHDIYSIEDLAQLIHDLKNSNPTARISVKLVSEAGVGVVASGVVKGHADHVLISGHDGGTGASRWTGIKNAGLPWELGLAETHQTLVANDLRGRTVLQTDGQLKTGRDVAIAALLGAEEFGFSTAPLITLGCIMMRKCHKNTCPVGIATQDPVLRGKFAGEPEHVINFFFMVAEEMREIMSQLGFRTVNEMVGRSDMLEVDKEVIKNNEKLENIDLSLLLRPAAELRPEAAQYCIQKQDHGLDMALDQKLIPMSKAALEKGLPVYIENPIYNVNRAVGTMLSHEVTKRYQMAGLPADTIHIKFTGSAGQSLGAFLCPGITLELEGDSNDYVGKGLSGGKIVVYPPNESMFDPKENIVIGNVALYGATSGEAYFNGMAAERFCVRNSGAKAVVEGVGDHGCEYMTGGTVVVLGRTGRNFAAGMSGGIAYILDVDGKFHSRCNPELVDLDQLEEEDIMTVRMMVQQHQRHTNSQLAREVLANFENLLPKFIKVFPREYKQALANMKAEEASKEAVEGAGKEAEEKYEAELIKKDAFEELKKLAAASLNGNSNQKAEEAEPLKRPACVTDAIKHRGFISYDREGVQYRDPKIRMNDWKEVMEQSKPGALLKTQSARCMDCGTPFCHQENSGCPLGNKIPEFNELVYQNRWREALDRLLETNNFPEFTGRVCPAPCEGSCVLGIIENPVSIKSIECAIIDKAFEEGWMVPRPPLKRTRKRVAVVGSGPAGLAAADQLNRMGHTVTVYERADRIGGLMMYGVPNMKADKVDIIQRRVNLMAEEGVNFLVNANVGTDPLYSLERFREENDAVVLAVGATKPRDLPVPGRELSGVHFAMEFLHANTKSLLDSNLQDGNYISAMGKKVVVIGGGDTGTDCIGTSIRHGCSSIINLELQPEPPQTRAPGNPWPQWPLIFRVDYGHQEAASKFGQDPRSYEVLTKRFVGDENGAVKGVEVVRVHWEKDASGKFQFKEVEGSEETIEADLVLLAMGFLGPESIVAEKLGLERDNRSNFKAEYGRFSTNVGGVFAAGDCRRGQSLVVWAISEGRQTAAQVDKYLIREEKGPAASPVIRDDLTKRHHDLPKLHQDSSKHTVMT, from the exons ATGTTCTTTTTGCCCAAATCTGAGAGTCGAAGAGAAAAAAGCAAAAATGTATTTACAAAG GTTGCGGAGTCTCTTGGGCATACTGTACTTGGATGGCGACCTGTGCCAACAGATAACAGAAAATTGGGGAAGTCTGCATTGCAGACAGAACCTGTGGTCGAGCAAGTGTTCCTTACCCCCATTCACGGGTCACATGTTGATTTGGAGCAGCAG ATGTACATATTGAGGAGGGTTTCAATGGTTGCTATACGAGCTGCACTAAACCTTGAACATGGTGGTGCTAAGGATTTCTATATCTGTTCCCTTTCCTCAAG GACCATTGTTTACAAAGGTCAGTTAAGGCCAGATCAGTTGAAGGATTATTATTATGCGGACATTGGCAATGAAAGGTTTACAAGCTACATGGCCCTG ATACACTCTCGGTTCTCAACAAATACATTTCCTAGTTGGGATCGTGCTCAACCTATGCGTATCTTGGGCCACAATGGAGAAATCAACACACTTAGGGGCAACGTAAACTG GATGAAGGCACGTGAGGGTCTGTTAAAGTGTGAGGAGCTTGGTCTCTCAAAGAATGAGTTAAAGAAGCTTCTACCCATTGTAGATGCCAGTTCATCTGATTCAG GAGCTTTTGATGGTGTCCTTGAGCTTCTAGTTCGAGCTGGCAGAAGTCTCCCTGAAGCTATCATGATGATGATTCCTGAAGCATGGCAAAATGACGAGAATATGGATCCTCATCGAAAGGCATTATATGAATACTTCTCTGCTCTGATGGAGCCATGGGACGGCCCAGCTCTTATAACAT TTACTGATGGCCGCTATCTGGGAGCAACATTGGATCGCAACGGGCTGCGACCTGGTCGTTTCTACGTCACCCACAGTGGACGAGTTATAATGGCCAGTGAAGTTGGTGTAGTAGACATTCCACCTGAAGACGTGTGTAGGAAAGGGAGACTAAACCCTGGCATGATGCTTTTGGTGGATTTTGAAAACCATATTGTTGTTGATGATGAAGCCTTGAAGCAGCAATACTCACTGGAAAGGCCTTATAGCGAGTGGCTTAAAAGGCAAAAAATTGAACTCAAAGACATAGTTGAATCTGTTCAGGAATTTCAAAAAGTCAATCCAGTTGTGAGTGTAATTCCG GCATCTGgagatgatgatggcttggAAAGCATGGGAATTCATGGTATATTGGCTCCATTAAAAGCTTTTGG TTACACTGTTGAAGCCTTGGAAATGTTGTTGCTTCCCATGGCAAAAGATGGTGTAGAGCCCCTTGGATCAATGGGAAATGATACTCCCTTAGCTGTAATGTCTAACAGAGAAAAGCTCACTTTTGAATACTTCAAGCAAATGTTTGCTCAGGTGACGAACCCTCCAATCGATCCCATTCGGGAGAAGATAGTCACCTCAATGGAGTGCATGATTGGTCCAGAAGGAGACCTGACGGAAACCACTGAAGAACAGTGTCATCGACTCACACTAAAAGATCCTCTCTTATCCGTTGAAGAAATGGAAGCAATAAAAAAGATGAATTATAGAGGTTGGCAAAGCAAGGTTCTGGACATAACTTATTCGAAAGAACGAGGTAGGAATGGACTGGAGGAGACCTTGGATAGGATTTGTGCTGAAGCACATGATGCGATTAAAGAGGGTTATACCTTACTTGTGATTTCTGATAGAG CTTTCTCACCTAATCGCGTTGCGATAAGCTCCCTCTTGGCTGTTGGTGCCGTCCATCAACATCTTGTTAAGAAACTTGAGCGCACTCGAGTTGGGTTGATAGTTGAAAGTGCTGAGCCACGTGAAGTGCACCACTTCTGTACGCTTGTTGGGTTTGGTGCAGATGCTATATGCCCATACTTGGCTATCGAAACCATTTGGAGATTGCAAGTTGATGGAAAGATCCCAACAAAATCAAGTGGTGAATTCCACTCAAAGGAAGAGCTGGTTAGGAGGTACTTCAAAGCAAGCAACTATGGAATGATGAAGGTTCTTGCTAAGATGGGGATATCAACTTTGGCCTCTTACAAGGGTGCTCAGATATTTGAAGCTCTCGGTCTTTCGTCAGAAGTGACAGAGAGGTGCTTTGCAGGCACTCCAAGTAGAGTTGAGGGTGCAACATTTGAGATGCTTGCTTGTGATACACTTCATCTGCATGAGTTGGCATTTCCCTCTCGGTGCTTTCCTCCCAAAAGTGCGGAAGCTGTAGCACTGCCTAACCCAGGTGATTATCATTGGAGGAAAGGTGGTGAGATTCACCTCAATGATCCCCTTGCAATAGCAAAGCTACAAGAGGCTGCCCGAACCAACAGTGTTGCTGCCTACAAAGAGTACTCCAAGCTTATCCATAAATTGAATAAAGCCTGCAATTTGCGGgggttattaaaatttaaagaggCAAAGGTGAAAGTCCCTTTGAATGAAGTGGAACCTGCCAGCGAGATTGTCAAACGGTTCTGTACTGGGGCCATGAGTTATGGATCCATATCAGAGGAGGCTCACATAATCCTGGCTATTGCTATGAATAGAATTGGAGGAAAGTCGAATACAG GCGAGGGAGGTGAGCAGCCATCTCGTATGGAACCTCTTTCAGATGGTTCCATGAACCCAAAAAGAAGTGCAATTAAGCAGGTTGCGAGTGGAAGATTTGGAGTTTCAATTTATTATCTTACCAATGCTGatgaattacaaataaaaatggCTCAG GGGGCAAAGCCTGGTGAAGGAGGTGAACTTCCAGGTCACAAGGTCGTAGGAGAAATTGCGGTCACCAGGAATTCTACCGCTGGGGTGGGACTGATTAGTCCACCACcccatcatgatatatattcaATTGAAGACCTCGCCCAATTAATTCATGATCTTAAG AACTCCAACCCAACGGCTCGAATTAGTGTGAAGTTGGTATCTGAAGCTGGTGTGGGAGTAGTTGCTAGTGGAGTAGTGAAGGGGCATGCCGACCATGTCTTGATCTCAGGTCATGATGGAGGTACAGGGGCCTCTAGATGGACGGGAATCAAGAATGCTGGGCTCCCGTGGGAACTTGGTTTGGCTGAGACTCACCAGACATTGGTTGCTAATGACCTTCGCGGTCGAACAGTTCTCCAGACAGATGGGCAGCTGAAAACGGGAAGAGATGTGGCCATAGCCGCTCTTCTTGGTGCAGAAGAATTTGGCTTCAGCACAGCACCTCTCATTACACTTGGTTGCATCATGATGCGGAAGTGCCACAAAAATACCTGTCCTGTTGGCATTGCCACTCAAGATCCAGTACTTAGAGGAAAGTTTGCTGGAGAACCGGAACATGttattaactttttcttcaTGGTAGCAGAGGAAATGAGGGAAATTATGTCACAGTTAGGGTTTCGAACTGTAAATGAGATGGTTGGCCGTTCAGATATGCTTGAAGTTGATAAAGAAGTGATTAAGAACAATGAGAAGCTGGAGAATATTGATCTATCTCTTTTACTTAGACCTGCAGCTGAGCTTCGGCCTGAAGCGGCACAGTACTGTATCCAGAAACAGGATCATGGCTTGGACATGGCTTTGGACCAAAAACTTATTCCAATGTCCAAAGCTGCATTAGAAAAGGGTCTTCCTGTTTACATTGAAAATCCAATCTACAATGTGAACCGTGCTGTTGGAACAATGCTTAGCCATGAAGTGACTAAACGCTATCAAATGGCGGGGCTTCCTGCAGATACCATCCATATCAAATTCACTGGAAGTGCAGGTCAGAGCCTTGGAGCATTCCTCTGCCCTGGAATCACGCTTGAGCTTGAAGGTGACAGCAATGACTATGTTGGTAAAGGATTATCTGGTGGCAAGATTGTAGTTTATCCTCCAAATGAAAGCATGTTTGATCCCAAAGAAAACATTGTAATAGGTAATGTGGCTCTCTATGGGGCAACAAGTGGAGAGGCATATTTCAATGGGATGGCAGCAGAAAGATTCTGTGTACGTAATTCAGGGGCCAAGGCAGTTGTGGAAGGTGTAGGCGATCATGGATGCGAGTATATGACTGGTGGTACTGTTGTTGTGCTTGGAAGAACTGGTAGGAATTTTGCTGCTGGTATGAGTGGTGGCATTGCTTACATTCTTGATGTGGATGGAAAATTCCATTCTCGATGCAATCCTGAGCTTGTGGATCTTGATCAACTTGAAGAGGAGGATATCATGACTGTTAGAATGATGGTTCAGCAACACCAACGTCACACAAACAGCCAGCTAGCGAGAGAAGTACTTGCTAACTTTGAGAATCTTCTCCCTAAATTCATTAAGGTTTTCCCAAGGGAGTATAAACAGGCTCTTGCAAACATGAAAGCAGAGGAAGCCTCCAAGGAGGCTGTGGAAGGTGCTGGTAAAGAAGCTGAGGAAAAATATGAGGCTGaactaataaaaaaagatgCTTTTGAAGAGCTAAAAAAGTTAGCAGCTGCATCTTTAAATGGGAATTCTAATCAG AAGGCAGAAGAGGCTGAACCATTGAAGAGGCCTGCATGCGTTACTGATGCTATTAAACATCGAGGTTTTATTTCTTATGATCGTGAGGGTGTTCAATACAGGGATCCCAAGATCCGGATGAATGACTGGAAGGAAGTTATGGAGCAATCAAAACCTGGCGCACTTCTCAAAACTCAGTCTGCACGTTGCATGGATTGTGGTACTCCTTTCTGCCATCAG GAGAATTCCGGATGTCCTCTTGGAAACAAAATACCTGAATTCAATGAGTTAGTGTACCAAAATCGATGGCGTGAAGCATTAGACCGGCTCCTTGAGACAAATAATTTCCCTGAGTTTACTGGCCGAGTGTGTCCagcaccttgtgaaggttcttgTGTACTGGGCATTATTGAGAATCCTGTATCTATCAAGAGCATTGAGTGTGCGATTATAGACAAGGCATTTGAGGAGGGATGGATGGTACCACGACCTCCTCTCAAGAGAACTAG GAAAAGAGTGGCTGTTGTTGGAAGTGGACCAGCTGGCTTAGCTGCTGCAGATCAGCTAAACAGAATGGGTCACACAGTGACGGTGTATGAACGCGCTGACAGAATTGGAGGTCTTATGATGTATGGTGTTCCGAATATGAAGGCTGACAAAGTGGATATAATTCAACGGCGAGTGAACCTTATGGCTGAAGAAGGTGTCAATTTTTTGGTTAATGCTAATGTTGGAACTGATCCGTTGTACTCTCTTGAACGTTTTCGAGAGGAAAATGATGCTGTTGTGTTGGCTGTTGGAGCCACAAAACCAAG GGACCTTCCTGTACCAGGACGGGAGCTATCAGGAGTCCATTTTGCAATGGAGTTTCTTCATGCAAACACCAAAAGCTTGCTTGACAGCAATTTACAGGATGGCAATTACATTTCTGCCATGGGAAAGAAAGTAGTGGTCATTGGTGGAGGTGACACTGGCACAGATTGCATAGGGACATCTATTCGGCATGGCTGTAGTAGCATCATAAACTTAGAGCTTCAACCTGAACCACCACAAACCAGGGCACCAGGCAACCCTTGGCCACAG TGGCCTCTTATATTCCGTGTAGACTATGGTCATCAGGAAGCTGCTTCCAAGTTTGGACAAGACCCAAGATCTTATGAGGTATTGACCAAGCGGTTTGTGGGAGATGAGAATGGTGCAGTTAAAGGAGTTGAAGTTGTACGTGTCCACTGGGAGAAGGATGCTAGTGGAAAGTTTCAATTCAAGGAAGTTGAGGGCTCTGAGGAGACTATCGAGGCTGACCTTGTCCTGCTAGCCATGGGATTCCTTGGCCCTGAGTCG ATAGTAGCAGAAAAGTTGGGATTGGAGCGAGACAATCGATCAAACTTCAAGGCCGAGTATGGCCGTTTCTCAACCAATGTGGGTGGGGTCTTTGCGGCTGGTGATTGCCGGCGTGGCCAGTCCTTGGTGGTATGGGCAATATCTGAAGGCCGACAAACCGCTGCCCAGGTTGACAAATATCTtataagagaagaaaaaggCCCTGCTGCTAGCCCTGTGATCCGGGATGATCTTACCAAGAGGCATCATGATCTTCCCAAGCTGCACCAAGACAGTAGCAAACACACAGTAATGACATAG